The following proteins come from a genomic window of Solea solea chromosome 3, fSolSol10.1, whole genome shotgun sequence:
- the gigyf1a gene encoding GRB10-interacting GYF protein 1 isoform X1, with protein sequence MTAETLNFGPEWLRALSSGGSVTSPPPSPAMPKYKLADYRYGREEMLALYIKDNNVPEDMQDKEFAAILQDEPLQPLALVPLTEEEQRNFSMSVNSVAVLRLMGKGVGGGAAPAGVVRGRGATRGGRGRGRGEGGFYQRSIEDVEVGFGRSAREIHRSQSWDDRGERRFEKPLRREVGRPGFEDAVAPAGPGRKEYTRADSDNWRTLREEHEEEEGEPGTNWRLTGPRRDDGGPRSAGWRDHTGPGESRRRKFDFDFRDSEGHGGSRRRAGSDGLEDGDGLPEWCTDEEDGEMGTFDSSGAFMPMKKGGKETILEDELEFKGIEEEEYDEGFPDIERNSAEGDKESKEVASAVVDSEAKPASPSSSPPTHCTPPSVEPQPSNPGPVVDNSSLNNSHPVKANAMPGEDMAPVGGSKTQLNPGATTSASLPPPPPSSAAPLLPSSGGDNEDDEGMKHLQQEAEKMVASLQDTSLEEECFTQALQQQQESRNTAAALPLSHEAAMKWFYKDPQGEIQGPFTTVEMCEWFQAGYFTMTLLVKRGCDEGFQPLGDVIKMWGRVPFAPGPSPPPLLVRPPPPTQRPQPNRGPSGTVSQSSANKEGGEGRMQTKRQGNLDQERLKKQQELAAAALYQQLQQQQLFQLINRCSEQGMMPSMNRSMSVPDTGSMWDMHTSASQPSGGEASLWDITMNPSTQGPTLEQLQKLQQERRDAELRAKREEEEQRKRREEKRRLQEEQKRREEEELFRRKQVRQAKCRQQELIMKLLQQAPQQQAPGAGSSGWSGGPSSGLSKTGKSPVVALMEMQQEAERLLKQQHQQRAQQQRERHTGMSMGSSSMGGQWADGVGMWGGPGGMEGKSGSGSSSGSMGMWDEAVKNQAGLRGNSNNNMGLKNSRSSPSLSDQYMMRRKRTEEEEKLLKLLQGMKPQDGFTTWCEQMLHALNTSANNSTSSLDVATIVAYLKEVESPYAVLDFIRSYLGDTVEAKEFAKQFLERRAKQKANQQRQQQQLSKEVAGLNMNFPLQDSMRGMNPSTLQSMFQANHIGKAGLYDNQGGKMKKKPPMMLHSDPSILGYSFHNTGDCPGLNEMEMVEDY encoded by the exons ATGACTGCTGAGACTCTTAACTTCGGCCCAGAATG GCTCCGTGCACTGTCCAGTGGGGGGAGTGTGACGTCCCCCCCTCCTTCCCCTGCCATGCCAAAGTACAAGCTGGCCGATTACCGCTACGGCCGAGAGGAGATGTTAGCACTTTATATCAAAGACAACAAT GTCCCAGAGGACATGCAGGATAAGGAGTTTGCTGCTATTCTGCAGGATGAGCCCTTGCAGCCACTGGCACTGGTTCCTCTAACTGAGGAGGAGCAG AGAAACTTCTCCATGTCTGTGAACAGTGTGGCGGTGCTGAGGCTCATGGGAAAAGGGGTCGGTGGTGGGGCTGCCCCGGCCGGAGTGGTCCGGGGGCGAGGGGCCACACGAGGCGGTCGAG GACGAGGTCGTGGTGAAGGTGGATTCTACCAAAGAAGTATTGAAGATGTGGAGGTTGGTTTCGGCCGCAGCGCCAGAGAGATTCACCGCAGCCAAAGCTGGGATGACCG GGGTGAGCGTCGATTTGAGAAGCCGCTGCGGCGGGAGGTGGGACGTCCTGGCTTTGAAGATGCTGTAGCTCCCGCGGGTCCAGGGAGGAAGGAGTACACAAGGGCTGACAGCGATAACTGGCGTACCCTTCGGGAggagcatgaggaggaggaaggggagccAGGCACCAACTGGAGACTCACTGGACCTCGCAGAGATG ATGGCGGTCCTCGCTCAGCAGGCTGGCGGGACCACACTGGTCCAGGCGAGAGTCGTCGGAGGaagtttgactttgacttcCGGGACTCAGAGGGTCATGGTGGCAGTCGCCGGCGTGCAGGCAGCGATGGGCTGGAGGACGGCGACGGCCTGCCTGAGTGGTGCACAGATGAGGAGGATGGGGAAATGGGCACATTCGACTCCTCAGGAGCTTTTATGCCGATGAAG AAGGGGGGCAAGGAGACAATCCTGGAGGATGAGTTGGAGTTTAAGGGgatagaggaggaggaatatGACGAGGGCTTCCCTGATATAGAGAGGAACAGTGCCGAAGGAGACAAAG AGAGTAAAGAAGTTGCCTCTGCTGTAGTTGATAGTGAGGCAAAGCCAGcatcaccttcttcttctcctccaacaCACTGTACCCCTCCATCTGTGGAGCCTCAACCCAGCAATCCAGGCCCGGTGGTGGATAATTCTTCTCTGAACAACAGCCACCCTGTCAAGGCCAACGCTATGCCTGGTGAAG aCATGGCTCCAGTAGGGGGCTCCAAGACTCAGCTGAACCCTGGCGCCACCACCTCTGCCAGTCTGcctcccccacccccatcctctgctgctcctctcctcccttcGTCTGGAGGAGAcaatgaggatgatgagggcATGAAGCACCTGCAGCAG GAGGCAGAGAAGATGGTGGCATCACTGCAGGACACCTCTTTGGAGGAGGAGTGTTTCACCCaggctctgcagcagcagcaggaaagcaggaacacagctgcagctctcCCACTGTCACATGAGGCAGCCATGAAGTGGTTCTACAAGGACCCACAAGGGGAAATTCAGG GTCCATTCACCACGGTGGAAATGTGCGAGTGGTTCCAGGCTGGCTACTTCACCATGACTCTGCTGGTGAAGCGGGGCTGTGATGAGGGCTTTCAGCCACTGGGGGACGTCATCAAGATGTGGGGCCGCGTTCCCTTTGCCCCAGGGCCCTCCCCGCCGCCCCTGCTGGTGAGACCGCCACCACCAACGCAGCGCCCGCAGCCCAACCGGGGGCCCTCCGGGACTGTGAGTCAGAGCTCAGCCAACAAAGAGGGTGGGGAGGGGAGGATGCAGACTAAAcgacag ggAAACCTAGACCAGGAGCGCCTGAAAAAGCAACAGGagctggcagcagcagctctttatcaacagctccagcagcagcagctattcCAGCTCATTAACAG GTGCAGTGAGCAGGGTATGATGCCTTCGATGAACAGGTCGATGTCAGTGCCAGATACAGGGTCCATGTGGGACATGCATACCTCAGCTTCACAGCCGTCAG GTGGTGAAGCCAGTCTTTGGGACATAACAATGAATCCTTCTACTCAGGGTCCAACTCTCGAACAGCTTCAAAAG CTCCAGCAGGAGAGGCGAGACGCTGAACTCAGGGCgaagcgggaggaggaggagcagcgaaagaggagggaggagaagaggaggctacaggaggagcagaagaggagggaggaggaggagctattTAGACGCAAGCAGGTGAGACAAGcaaag tgTCGTCAGCAGGAATTGATCATGAAGTTGCTGCAGCAGGCTCCCCAGCAGCAGGCTCCAGGGGCAGGCAGCTCAGGCTGGAGTGGGGGTCCTTCCTCTGGGCTCTCTAAAACAGGAAAGTCCCCTGTTGTGGCTCTTATGGAAATGCAGCAGGAGGCAGAGAGACTTCTGAAGCAGCAACATCAGCAGAGAGCCCAGCAACAGAGAGAACGC CATACCGGCATGTCAATGGGGAGTTCCTCCATGGGTGGGCAGTGGGCGGATGGTGTTGGCATGTGGGGTGGACCTGGAGGTATGGAAGGTAAAAGTGGCAGTGGAAGCTCTTCGGGCAGCATGGGCATGTGGGATGAGGCTGTGAAGAACCAAGCCGGCCTGCgtggcaacagcaacaacaacatgggCTTGAAGAACAGTCGCAGCAGCCCATCACTCAG TGATCAGTACATGATGCGTCGTAAgcggacagaggaggaggagaagctgctgaagctgctgcagggCATGAAGCCCCAGGACGGCTTCACCACCTGGTGTGAACAGATGCTGCACGCTCTCAACACCTCTGCCAACAACTCCACCTCCTCTCTGGATG TTGCCACGATTGTGGCGTACCTGAAGGAGGTGGAGTCTCCCTATGCAGTGCTGGACTTCATCCGGTCCTACCTAGGGGACACAGTGGAAGCCAAAGAGTTCGCCAAACAGTTTCTAGAGCGACGTGCCAAACAGAAAGCCAACcaacagagacagcagcagcag TTATCAAAGGAAGTGGCTGGCCTAAACATGAACTTCCCTCTACAG GACTCAATGCGAGGTATGAACCCAAGCACCCTGCAGTCCATGTTTCAAGCCAACCACATCGGCAAGGCTGGTCTCTATGACAACCAGGGGggaaagatgaaaaagaaaccGCCCATGATGCTGCACTCTGACCCCAGCATCTTAG GTTACTCATTCCACAACACGGGCGATTGTCCGGGCCTGAATGAGATGGAGATGGTGGAGGATTACTGA
- the gigyf1a gene encoding GRB10-interacting GYF protein 1 isoform X4, producing MTAETLNFGPEWLRALSSGGSVTSPPPSPAMPKYKLADYRYGREEMLALYIKDNNVPEDMQDKEFAAILQDEPLQPLALVPLTEEEQRNFSMSVNSVAVLRLMGKGVGGGAAPAGVVRGRGATRGGRGRGRGEGGFYQRSIEDVEVGFGRSAREIHRSQSWDDRGERRFEKPLRREVGRPGFEDAVAPAGPGRKEYTRADSDNWRTLREEHEEEEGEPGTNWRLTGPRRDDGGPRSAGWRDHTGPGESRRRKFDFDFRDSEGHGGSRRRAGSDGLEDGDGLPEWCTDEEDGEMGTFDSSGAFMPMKKGGKETILEDELEFKGIEEEEYDEGFPDIERNSAEGDKESKEVASAVVDSEAKPASPSSSPPTHCTPPSVEPQPSNPGPVVDNSSLNNSHPVKANAMPGEDMAPVGGSKTQLNPGATTSASLPPPPPSSAAPLLPSSGGDNEDDEGMKHLQQEAEKMVASLQDTSLEEECFTQALQQQQESRNTAAALPLSHEAAMKWFYKDPQGEIQGPFTTVEMCEWFQAGYFTMTLLVKRGCDEGFQPLGDVIKMWGRVPFAPGPSPPPLLVRPPPPTQRPQPNRGPSGTGNLDQERLKKQQELAAAALYQQLQQQQLFQLINRCSEQGMMPSMNRSMSVPDTGSMWDMHTSASQPSGGEASLWDITMNPSTQGPTLEQLQKLQQERRDAELRAKREEEEQRKRREEKRRLQEEQKRREEEELFRRKQVRQAKCRQQELIMKLLQQAPQQQAPGAGSSGWSGGPSSGLSKTGKSPVVALMEMQQEAERLLKQQHQQRAQQQRERHTGMSMGSSSMGGQWADGVGMWGGPGGMEGKSGSGSSSGSMGMWDEAVKNQAGLRGNSNNNMGLKNSRSSPSLSDQYMMRRKRTEEEEKLLKLLQGMKPQDGFTTWCEQMLHALNTSANNSTSSLDVATIVAYLKEVESPYAVLDFIRSYLGDTVEAKEFAKQFLERRAKQKANQQRQQQQLSKEVAGLNMNFPLQDSMRGMNPSTLQSMFQANHIGKAGLYDNQGGKMKKKPPMMLHSDPSILGYSFHNTGDCPGLNEMEMVEDY from the exons ATGACTGCTGAGACTCTTAACTTCGGCCCAGAATG GCTCCGTGCACTGTCCAGTGGGGGGAGTGTGACGTCCCCCCCTCCTTCCCCTGCCATGCCAAAGTACAAGCTGGCCGATTACCGCTACGGCCGAGAGGAGATGTTAGCACTTTATATCAAAGACAACAAT GTCCCAGAGGACATGCAGGATAAGGAGTTTGCTGCTATTCTGCAGGATGAGCCCTTGCAGCCACTGGCACTGGTTCCTCTAACTGAGGAGGAGCAG AGAAACTTCTCCATGTCTGTGAACAGTGTGGCGGTGCTGAGGCTCATGGGAAAAGGGGTCGGTGGTGGGGCTGCCCCGGCCGGAGTGGTCCGGGGGCGAGGGGCCACACGAGGCGGTCGAG GACGAGGTCGTGGTGAAGGTGGATTCTACCAAAGAAGTATTGAAGATGTGGAGGTTGGTTTCGGCCGCAGCGCCAGAGAGATTCACCGCAGCCAAAGCTGGGATGACCG GGGTGAGCGTCGATTTGAGAAGCCGCTGCGGCGGGAGGTGGGACGTCCTGGCTTTGAAGATGCTGTAGCTCCCGCGGGTCCAGGGAGGAAGGAGTACACAAGGGCTGACAGCGATAACTGGCGTACCCTTCGGGAggagcatgaggaggaggaaggggagccAGGCACCAACTGGAGACTCACTGGACCTCGCAGAGATG ATGGCGGTCCTCGCTCAGCAGGCTGGCGGGACCACACTGGTCCAGGCGAGAGTCGTCGGAGGaagtttgactttgacttcCGGGACTCAGAGGGTCATGGTGGCAGTCGCCGGCGTGCAGGCAGCGATGGGCTGGAGGACGGCGACGGCCTGCCTGAGTGGTGCACAGATGAGGAGGATGGGGAAATGGGCACATTCGACTCCTCAGGAGCTTTTATGCCGATGAAG AAGGGGGGCAAGGAGACAATCCTGGAGGATGAGTTGGAGTTTAAGGGgatagaggaggaggaatatGACGAGGGCTTCCCTGATATAGAGAGGAACAGTGCCGAAGGAGACAAAG AGAGTAAAGAAGTTGCCTCTGCTGTAGTTGATAGTGAGGCAAAGCCAGcatcaccttcttcttctcctccaacaCACTGTACCCCTCCATCTGTGGAGCCTCAACCCAGCAATCCAGGCCCGGTGGTGGATAATTCTTCTCTGAACAACAGCCACCCTGTCAAGGCCAACGCTATGCCTGGTGAAG aCATGGCTCCAGTAGGGGGCTCCAAGACTCAGCTGAACCCTGGCGCCACCACCTCTGCCAGTCTGcctcccccacccccatcctctgctgctcctctcctcccttcGTCTGGAGGAGAcaatgaggatgatgagggcATGAAGCACCTGCAGCAG GAGGCAGAGAAGATGGTGGCATCACTGCAGGACACCTCTTTGGAGGAGGAGTGTTTCACCCaggctctgcagcagcagcaggaaagcaggaacacagctgcagctctcCCACTGTCACATGAGGCAGCCATGAAGTGGTTCTACAAGGACCCACAAGGGGAAATTCAGG GTCCATTCACCACGGTGGAAATGTGCGAGTGGTTCCAGGCTGGCTACTTCACCATGACTCTGCTGGTGAAGCGGGGCTGTGATGAGGGCTTTCAGCCACTGGGGGACGTCATCAAGATGTGGGGCCGCGTTCCCTTTGCCCCAGGGCCCTCCCCGCCGCCCCTGCTGGTGAGACCGCCACCACCAACGCAGCGCCCGCAGCCCAACCGGGGGCCCTCCGGGACT ggAAACCTAGACCAGGAGCGCCTGAAAAAGCAACAGGagctggcagcagcagctctttatcaacagctccagcagcagcagctattcCAGCTCATTAACAG GTGCAGTGAGCAGGGTATGATGCCTTCGATGAACAGGTCGATGTCAGTGCCAGATACAGGGTCCATGTGGGACATGCATACCTCAGCTTCACAGCCGTCAG GTGGTGAAGCCAGTCTTTGGGACATAACAATGAATCCTTCTACTCAGGGTCCAACTCTCGAACAGCTTCAAAAG CTCCAGCAGGAGAGGCGAGACGCTGAACTCAGGGCgaagcgggaggaggaggagcagcgaaagaggagggaggagaagaggaggctacaggaggagcagaagaggagggaggaggaggagctattTAGACGCAAGCAGGTGAGACAAGcaaag tgTCGTCAGCAGGAATTGATCATGAAGTTGCTGCAGCAGGCTCCCCAGCAGCAGGCTCCAGGGGCAGGCAGCTCAGGCTGGAGTGGGGGTCCTTCCTCTGGGCTCTCTAAAACAGGAAAGTCCCCTGTTGTGGCTCTTATGGAAATGCAGCAGGAGGCAGAGAGACTTCTGAAGCAGCAACATCAGCAGAGAGCCCAGCAACAGAGAGAACGC CATACCGGCATGTCAATGGGGAGTTCCTCCATGGGTGGGCAGTGGGCGGATGGTGTTGGCATGTGGGGTGGACCTGGAGGTATGGAAGGTAAAAGTGGCAGTGGAAGCTCTTCGGGCAGCATGGGCATGTGGGATGAGGCTGTGAAGAACCAAGCCGGCCTGCgtggcaacagcaacaacaacatgggCTTGAAGAACAGTCGCAGCAGCCCATCACTCAG TGATCAGTACATGATGCGTCGTAAgcggacagaggaggaggagaagctgctgaagctgctgcagggCATGAAGCCCCAGGACGGCTTCACCACCTGGTGTGAACAGATGCTGCACGCTCTCAACACCTCTGCCAACAACTCCACCTCCTCTCTGGATG TTGCCACGATTGTGGCGTACCTGAAGGAGGTGGAGTCTCCCTATGCAGTGCTGGACTTCATCCGGTCCTACCTAGGGGACACAGTGGAAGCCAAAGAGTTCGCCAAACAGTTTCTAGAGCGACGTGCCAAACAGAAAGCCAACcaacagagacagcagcagcag TTATCAAAGGAAGTGGCTGGCCTAAACATGAACTTCCCTCTACAG GACTCAATGCGAGGTATGAACCCAAGCACCCTGCAGTCCATGTTTCAAGCCAACCACATCGGCAAGGCTGGTCTCTATGACAACCAGGGGggaaagatgaaaaagaaaccGCCCATGATGCTGCACTCTGACCCCAGCATCTTAG GTTACTCATTCCACAACACGGGCGATTGTCCGGGCCTGAATGAGATGGAGATGGTGGAGGATTACTGA
- the gigyf1a gene encoding GRB10-interacting GYF protein 1 isoform X5 gives MTAETLNFGPEWLRALSSGGSVTSPPPSPAMPKYKLADYRYGREEMLALYIKDNNVPEDMQDKEFAAILQDEPLQPLALVPLTEEEQRNFSMSVNSVAVLRLMGKGVGGGAAPAGVVRGRGATRGGRGRGRGEGGFYQRSIEDVEVGFGRSAREIHRSQSWDDRGERRFEKPLRREVGRPGFEDAVAPAGPGRKEYTRADSDNWRTLREEHEEEEGEPGTNWRLTGPRRDDGGPRSAGWRDHTGPGESRRRKFDFDFRDSEGHGGSRRRAGSDGLEDGDGLPEWCTDEEDGEMGTFDSSGAFMPMKKGGKETILEDELEFKGIEEEEYDEGFPDIERNSAEGDKESKEVASAVVDSEAKPASPSSSPPTHCTPPSVEPQPSNPGPVVDNSSLNNSHPVKANAMPGEDMAPVGGSKTQLNPGATTSASLPPPPPSSAAPLLPSSGGDNEDDEGMKHLQQEAEKMVASLQDTSLEEECFTQALQQQQESRNTAAALPLSHEAAMKWFYKDPQGEIQGPFTTVEMCEWFQAGYFTMTLLVKRGCDEGFQPLGDVIKMWGRVPFAPGPSPPPLLVRPPPPTQRPQPNRGPSGTGNLDQERLKKQQELAAAALYQQLQQQQLFQLINRCSEQGMMPSMNRSMSVPDTGSMWDMHTSASQPSGGEASLWDITMNPSTQGPTLEQLQKLQQERRDAELRAKREEEEQRKRREEKRRLQEEQKRREEEELFRRKQCRQQELIMKLLQQAPQQQAPGAGSSGWSGGPSSGLSKTGKSPVVALMEMQQEAERLLKQQHQQRAQQQRERHTGMSMGSSSMGGQWADGVGMWGGPGGMEGKSGSGSSSGSMGMWDEAVKNQAGLRGNSNNNMGLKNSRSSPSLSDQYMMRRKRTEEEEKLLKLLQGMKPQDGFTTWCEQMLHALNTSANNSTSSLDVATIVAYLKEVESPYAVLDFIRSYLGDTVEAKEFAKQFLERRAKQKANQQRQQQQLSKEVAGLNMNFPLQDSMRGMNPSTLQSMFQANHIGKAGLYDNQGGKMKKKPPMMLHSDPSILGYSFHNTGDCPGLNEMEMVEDY, from the exons ATGACTGCTGAGACTCTTAACTTCGGCCCAGAATG GCTCCGTGCACTGTCCAGTGGGGGGAGTGTGACGTCCCCCCCTCCTTCCCCTGCCATGCCAAAGTACAAGCTGGCCGATTACCGCTACGGCCGAGAGGAGATGTTAGCACTTTATATCAAAGACAACAAT GTCCCAGAGGACATGCAGGATAAGGAGTTTGCTGCTATTCTGCAGGATGAGCCCTTGCAGCCACTGGCACTGGTTCCTCTAACTGAGGAGGAGCAG AGAAACTTCTCCATGTCTGTGAACAGTGTGGCGGTGCTGAGGCTCATGGGAAAAGGGGTCGGTGGTGGGGCTGCCCCGGCCGGAGTGGTCCGGGGGCGAGGGGCCACACGAGGCGGTCGAG GACGAGGTCGTGGTGAAGGTGGATTCTACCAAAGAAGTATTGAAGATGTGGAGGTTGGTTTCGGCCGCAGCGCCAGAGAGATTCACCGCAGCCAAAGCTGGGATGACCG GGGTGAGCGTCGATTTGAGAAGCCGCTGCGGCGGGAGGTGGGACGTCCTGGCTTTGAAGATGCTGTAGCTCCCGCGGGTCCAGGGAGGAAGGAGTACACAAGGGCTGACAGCGATAACTGGCGTACCCTTCGGGAggagcatgaggaggaggaaggggagccAGGCACCAACTGGAGACTCACTGGACCTCGCAGAGATG ATGGCGGTCCTCGCTCAGCAGGCTGGCGGGACCACACTGGTCCAGGCGAGAGTCGTCGGAGGaagtttgactttgacttcCGGGACTCAGAGGGTCATGGTGGCAGTCGCCGGCGTGCAGGCAGCGATGGGCTGGAGGACGGCGACGGCCTGCCTGAGTGGTGCACAGATGAGGAGGATGGGGAAATGGGCACATTCGACTCCTCAGGAGCTTTTATGCCGATGAAG AAGGGGGGCAAGGAGACAATCCTGGAGGATGAGTTGGAGTTTAAGGGgatagaggaggaggaatatGACGAGGGCTTCCCTGATATAGAGAGGAACAGTGCCGAAGGAGACAAAG AGAGTAAAGAAGTTGCCTCTGCTGTAGTTGATAGTGAGGCAAAGCCAGcatcaccttcttcttctcctccaacaCACTGTACCCCTCCATCTGTGGAGCCTCAACCCAGCAATCCAGGCCCGGTGGTGGATAATTCTTCTCTGAACAACAGCCACCCTGTCAAGGCCAACGCTATGCCTGGTGAAG aCATGGCTCCAGTAGGGGGCTCCAAGACTCAGCTGAACCCTGGCGCCACCACCTCTGCCAGTCTGcctcccccacccccatcctctgctgctcctctcctcccttcGTCTGGAGGAGAcaatgaggatgatgagggcATGAAGCACCTGCAGCAG GAGGCAGAGAAGATGGTGGCATCACTGCAGGACACCTCTTTGGAGGAGGAGTGTTTCACCCaggctctgcagcagcagcaggaaagcaggaacacagctgcagctctcCCACTGTCACATGAGGCAGCCATGAAGTGGTTCTACAAGGACCCACAAGGGGAAATTCAGG GTCCATTCACCACGGTGGAAATGTGCGAGTGGTTCCAGGCTGGCTACTTCACCATGACTCTGCTGGTGAAGCGGGGCTGTGATGAGGGCTTTCAGCCACTGGGGGACGTCATCAAGATGTGGGGCCGCGTTCCCTTTGCCCCAGGGCCCTCCCCGCCGCCCCTGCTGGTGAGACCGCCACCACCAACGCAGCGCCCGCAGCCCAACCGGGGGCCCTCCGGGACT ggAAACCTAGACCAGGAGCGCCTGAAAAAGCAACAGGagctggcagcagcagctctttatcaacagctccagcagcagcagctattcCAGCTCATTAACAG GTGCAGTGAGCAGGGTATGATGCCTTCGATGAACAGGTCGATGTCAGTGCCAGATACAGGGTCCATGTGGGACATGCATACCTCAGCTTCACAGCCGTCAG GTGGTGAAGCCAGTCTTTGGGACATAACAATGAATCCTTCTACTCAGGGTCCAACTCTCGAACAGCTTCAAAAG CTCCAGCAGGAGAGGCGAGACGCTGAACTCAGGGCgaagcgggaggaggaggagcagcgaaagaggagggaggagaagaggaggctacaggaggagcagaagaggagggaggaggaggagctattTAGACGCAAGCAG tgTCGTCAGCAGGAATTGATCATGAAGTTGCTGCAGCAGGCTCCCCAGCAGCAGGCTCCAGGGGCAGGCAGCTCAGGCTGGAGTGGGGGTCCTTCCTCTGGGCTCTCTAAAACAGGAAAGTCCCCTGTTGTGGCTCTTATGGAAATGCAGCAGGAGGCAGAGAGACTTCTGAAGCAGCAACATCAGCAGAGAGCCCAGCAACAGAGAGAACGC CATACCGGCATGTCAATGGGGAGTTCCTCCATGGGTGGGCAGTGGGCGGATGGTGTTGGCATGTGGGGTGGACCTGGAGGTATGGAAGGTAAAAGTGGCAGTGGAAGCTCTTCGGGCAGCATGGGCATGTGGGATGAGGCTGTGAAGAACCAAGCCGGCCTGCgtggcaacagcaacaacaacatgggCTTGAAGAACAGTCGCAGCAGCCCATCACTCAG TGATCAGTACATGATGCGTCGTAAgcggacagaggaggaggagaagctgctgaagctgctgcagggCATGAAGCCCCAGGACGGCTTCACCACCTGGTGTGAACAGATGCTGCACGCTCTCAACACCTCTGCCAACAACTCCACCTCCTCTCTGGATG TTGCCACGATTGTGGCGTACCTGAAGGAGGTGGAGTCTCCCTATGCAGTGCTGGACTTCATCCGGTCCTACCTAGGGGACACAGTGGAAGCCAAAGAGTTCGCCAAACAGTTTCTAGAGCGACGTGCCAAACAGAAAGCCAACcaacagagacagcagcagcag TTATCAAAGGAAGTGGCTGGCCTAAACATGAACTTCCCTCTACAG GACTCAATGCGAGGTATGAACCCAAGCACCCTGCAGTCCATGTTTCAAGCCAACCACATCGGCAAGGCTGGTCTCTATGACAACCAGGGGggaaagatgaaaaagaaaccGCCCATGATGCTGCACTCTGACCCCAGCATCTTAG GTTACTCATTCCACAACACGGGCGATTGTCCGGGCCTGAATGAGATGGAGATGGTGGAGGATTACTGA